The proteins below are encoded in one region of Podarcis raffonei isolate rPodRaf1 chromosome 8, rPodRaf1.pri, whole genome shotgun sequence:
- the RPL13 gene encoding 60S ribosomal protein L13: MAPSRNGMILNPHFHKDWQRRVATWFNQPARKIRRRKTRQAKARRIAPRPVSGPIRPIVRCPTVRYHTKVRAGRGFSLEELRMAGINKKFAQTIGISVDPRRRNRSTEALQANVQRLKEYRSKIILFPRKPSAPKKGDSAAEELKMATQLSGPVMPIKNVYKKEKARVISEEEKNFKAFASLRMARANARLFGIRAKRAKEAAEQDVEKKK; encoded by the exons ATGGCGCCCAGCCGGAATGGCATGATCTTGAATCCCCATTTTCACAAAGACTGGCAAAGACGAGTGGCCACATGGTTTAATCAGCCTGCTAGGAAGATCCGCAG GAGGAAGACCCGACAGGCGAAGGCCCGTCGTATTGCTCCACGTCCGGTATCTGGACCAATCAGGCCAATTGTGAGGTGCCCCACTGTACGATACCACACAAAAGTCCGTGCTGGTAGAGGATTCAGCTTGGAGGAGCTGAGA ATGGCTGGCATCAACAAGAAGTTTGCCCAGACAATTGGTATCTCAGTAGACCCCAGGCGCCGGAACAGgtcaacagaagccctgcagGCCAATGTGCAGCGGCTGAAGGAATACCGCTCTAAGATCATTCTCTTTCCCCGGAAACCTTCTGCCCCTAAGAAGGGCGACAGTGCA GCTGAAGAGCTCAAGATGGCCACACAGCTCTCTGGACCAGTTATGCCCATCAAAAAT GTCTACAAAAAAGAGAAAGCCCGGGTTATATcggaggaagagaagaatttcAAGGCTTTTGCCAGCCTGCGCATGGCCCGGGCAAATGCTCGGCTCTTTGGCATCCGGGCTAAGCGAGCCAAGGAAGCAGCAGAGCAGGATgtggaaaagaagaaataa